The Osmia lignaria lignaria isolate PbOS001 chromosome 3, iyOsmLign1, whole genome shotgun sequence genome includes the window CTATTCTACGTGGTAGCAGCGAGGAGGGTCCTCTGCGAGTTGTATCATCAAAATCTTTACGGTAAAAGTTACGTGTGGTTCTTCATCGGCTGGTACGAGGACAACTGGTTCGAAGTGAACTTGGACAAGGAGGGAATTACTTGTACGAAGGATCAAATGAGGCTCGCGGCCGAGGGACATTTAACAACGGAGGCGTTAATGTGGAACCAAAATAACGACACGACAATTAGCGGAATGACGTCCGAAGATTTTAGACAgagattaaataaaatgttaaaggaGGACGGTTATGATATCGATAACAATCGGTATCCGGAAGGATATCAGGAGGCCCCTCTGGCTTACGACGCGGTTTGGTCTGTGGCATTAGGTGCGAATTTGGGTTCACTATTCTTGGTTCTTGGGTTCTAAGTGGCATTAGGGTTCTTTATCTTCTGTTTTTAATCGCAGCTTTCAATAAAACGATGGAGAAGCTGACCAAGCAGGGAAAGAGCTTGAAGAACTTCACCTACGAGAACAAGGAGATAGCCGACGAAATTTATTCTGCTATTAATTCCACTCAGTTTCTAGGAGTATCTGTACGTGAATCTTGGTCGCagtaaaaatacatttaaaaaaaagcgTTACGTGATCTTTAATCGATCTTATATGCTATAGGGATACGTTGCGTTCAGCTCGCAAGGTGACAGAATCGCATTGACCCAAATCGAGCAAGTGATCGATGGAAAGTACGTTAAGTTAGGATATTACGATACGCAAAGCGACAATCTTACTTGGAGGAACATGGAACGATGGATCGGTGGCAAAGTACCGCAAGATAGAACCATTGTAAGGACTGTCCTAAGAACCGTCTCGTTACCTTTGTTCATTTGCATGGGTACCATTTCGTCTGTAGGGATGGTAATAGCGGTTGGcctaattatttttaacatttggaATAGACACAGAAGGTACGTTTTTCTGTTTCTACCTCCTCGTtccttttcaaacatttaagATGATCGTCTACCTTTCAGAGTGATTACATCGTCTCATCCTGTGTGCAACACTATAATGCTGCTGGGAGTGATAGCGTGTTTCGTATCGGTATTTCTTCTGGGTATCGACGGTAGATTTGTGTCACCGTGGGAGTATCCGGCTGTTTGTCAAGCCAGATCTTGGATGCTGACGACTGGTTTCACTTTAGCGTTTGGCGCGATGTTTAGCAAAGTGTGGCGGGTTCACAGGCTAACGACTAAAACGAAAGCCGATCAGGCGAAGGTATGTGCCGAGGAGAATCAGCGGGTGTGCTTCAGCTTGAAATAATTGCAATAATCGAAGTAACTGAAATATACGCACCGATAATCCCGTGCAATCGATTAACAACTGTCCGATCGATTTTTCTAGTTAACCACGGCAGTCTGCACCGCCCCTTGCATGGTTCGCAGTTCCTGCTCGTATGATCCTCATCTTTAACCTGTTCTCGATTCTTTTTAGTTGTTCATGGCTAAACAAAAAGTTTCGTCCATACAGAAGAAGATTCAACCGTGGAAGCTGTACACGATGGTGAGCGGACTGCTGGTATTGGATATCGTGCTATTGGTTTCCTGGCAGGTGCTCGATCCATTGCAAAGGAAGATGGAAACGTTTCCGTTGGAATCGCCGCCGTATGGCGACGATGATGCGAGAATTAGACCAGAGTTGGAACACTGCGAAAGCGCACACAATAACATTTGGTTGGGTACGTGAAAAAATCAGAGAAAAATAAATGGTTCTTAATCGACGACTCGTAAAAGGTACATCTTAATGTTTCAGGTTTGATGTACAGTTACAAAGGGGTGATACTGGTGTTTGGACTGTTTCTGGCTTACGAGACGAGGAGCATCAAAGTGAAACAGATCAACGATTCCAGATACGTAGGGATGTCGATATACAACGTGGTTGTCCTCTGTTTGATCACAGCTCCCGTGACGATGGTGATCGCAAGTCAGCAGGACGCCAGCTTTGCTTTCGTCGCTCTCGCTATCATCTTCTGCTGTTTCTTGAGCATGGCCCTGATTTTCGTACCGAAAGTGATCGAAGTAATTAGGCACCCTAAGGACAAGGCTGAATCTAAGTACAATCCGGATGTAGGTATGTCGAAGGAGGACGAGGAAAGGTATCAGAAGCTTCTCCGTGAGAACGATGAACTTCAGAAACTCATCGCTGCGGTAAGAATTAGGAATCTTTATATTTCAGGGGAAGCTTGCGCGAGTCAGAATCAATTTTCGCAGAATTTCGTAcactctttcttttatttttatctagaAGGAAGAAAAGATCAAGGTATTGAAACAGATGCTGGCCAAACGAGACGCATTGAAAGGTGACACAGGAAACGTGCCGAAGGACTCGCTGATTGTCGCTGATTTCGTTACAGGGGAAGGAACTTCGGACAGCGCAATCGGTGGGGGTATTTCTGTTTATACACAATCATCTCGAGCTTCTGCTTCTGACTTTGAATTCTCAGGATCGTACTTGTAGATCCCACGCTCATTGATCCCTTCAATGTTTTAAGAATATGGGACCTAATAACTATACCAATTCTTTTCTAACAGTAGCATATttaattttcacatttttctaaAGCTTTATAGAATTTCCTTAGCAATCTTCTATTTGTGTATTATCACACGGAATATGATTCGGCTAGAATGCATCGAAATTTCGATAATTCGAGGGATTTTGATTTTTAAGTTACGTAGATCGTACGACACGCTTCTCCTTTACCGGAAACGGCGTTCTCTGTGTTTATGTATTCGGTGTCTAAACGTATCGATGTTGAATATATACGTGTATACCGTCGAAGTAATACGTGTGCGTATGCGTAGAAAAGATCGTGCAAGTTAAATGGTGTGATTTAGTAAGAAAGGAAACAACGTTCTCGATGAAAAGGAATTCACGTGCGCGGTACAGTGATacgtatcaaaaattcaaagaaCAAAAGTTGGCCTACAAATGTCGCAGGGCGATCTCGTTTACAACGACCTTCTTCGTTACATCAAGATACATCTAATGCACAGTTACAGACTAATCAAGATTTTATTACACGATATTTGTACAGAGAAGTTTTATCTAATTCTTAATTGAACCACGGTGAACTCGCGTGGCGTTCCATCGGATatggtataaaaaaaaataggaaaaaagaaaaaacaatatGTATTCGATGAGAACGCAAACAAGAATCAATTACgtaacacggaccaaaaaaaaaaggatactttgcaaaatatttgacGTTGACTTTTGAATACTTTATGCAAAACGCCCCTTGGGGTGATTACACGTTCGAATTTCTTCGCGCACGGTCTACACGGGTCCAAAATGAGAGAGACGAATCGTTGATCATATTTATCGAAAACGTTACGTTATCCGATATATAATAGCTCTCTAAATGACGAGATCGAGACCactggaaaaattgaaatctctTCATTTAGGGAGGTACTCTATTAACGCCATAGTCTTGGAAGTTTTCCTTCTCTCAGGCCTAAGTTCTTCGCATTAATTAATTCACGCATGATTCATAAAGATTGCAGTTAAATCTCGTTAGACAATGACCTGGTCGTTTCCGAAACGCTGCGAATCGATGCGAACCTCATGAAGTCTGCTCCCAAATTGTACGGAACCGCGAAGTTACAGGTGATTACCGAGaagtgaaaaaataataaaaaggacaCGCTAACGAGATTTAAACGCTTGGAAGTATGACGccattcataaataatttggGAGTCTTGATGAGGTAGATCGACGTATTCAGACGCTTAATCTTTCAGATTACTCGCGTTTATCGCAATGGATTCGAGAGCGTTCGAGCGCTTGAACGGAccggaaattatttatgaatggaCAGAAAAATCAGAACGCTTCTTCCATATGGTATCTGAAGGATTAtcgttcttttttattcttctttttagaAACGGACCAGGTTGGCTGAATGCAACAGAGCCCCGTTGATTAGGATGTCGAAAGCAATACACCTGTGCGAACGGGCCGAAAGCTCACTATTTCTCTCAATCTTCTAAAACTAACATTCAATGTACACGCGTAATCCTCATAAAACAgcagatttttattttct containing:
- the GABA-B-R1 gene encoding gamma-aminobutyric acid type B receptor subunit 1 isoform X1, translating into MLMLLIVLTLTNVIEGSSTSDDADNVLHIGGIFPIAGEGGWQGGQACMPAVNLALDDVNREKNLLPGFILKLHSNDSECEPGLGASVMYNLLYNNPHKLMLLAGCSTVCTTVAEAAKMWHLVVLCYGASSPALSDRNRFPTLFRTHPSATVHNPTRIKLLQKFGWSRVAILQQAEEVFISTVEDLEARCKEAGIEIVTRQSFLSDPSDAVRNLRRQDARIIVGLFYVVAARRVLCELYHQNLYGKSYVWFFIGWYEDNWFEVNLDKEGITCTKDQMRLAAEGHLTTEALMWNQNNDTTISGMTSEDFRQRLNKMLKEDGYDIDNNRYPEGYQEAPLAYDAVWSVALAFNKTMEKLTKQGKSLKNFTYENKEIADEIYSAINSTQFLGVSGYVAFSSQGDRIALTQIEQVIDGKYVKLGYYDTQSDNLTWRNMERWIGGKVPQDRTIVRTVLRTVSLPLFICMGTISSVGMVIAVGLIIFNIWNRHRRVITSSHPVCNTIMLLGVIACFVSVFLLGIDGRFVSPWEYPAVCQARSWMLTTGFTLAFGAMFSKVWRVHRLTTKTKADQAKLFMAKQKVSSIQKKIQPWKLYTMVSGLLVLDIVLLVSWQVLDPLQRKMETFPLESPPYGDDDARIRPELEHCESAHNNIWLGLMYSYKGVILVFGLFLAYETRSIKVKQINDSRYVGMSIYNVVVLCLITAPVTMVIASQQDASFAFVALAIIFCCFLSMALIFVPKVIEVIRHPKDKAESKYNPDVGMSKEDEERYQKLLRENDELQKLIAAKEEKIKVLKQMLAKRDALKGDTGNVPKDSLIVADFVTGEGTSDSAIGGGISVYTQSSRASASDFEFSGSYL
- the GABA-B-R1 gene encoding gamma-aminobutyric acid type B receptor subunit 1 isoform X3, giving the protein MLMLLIVLTLTNVIEGSSTSDDADNVLHIGGIFPIAGEGGWQGGQACMPAVNLALDDVNREKNLLPGFILKLHSNDSECEPGLGASVMYNLLYNNPHKLMLLAGCSTVCTTVAEAAKMWHLVVLCYGASSPALSDRNRFPTLFRTHPSATVHNPTRIKLLQKFGWSRVAILQQAEEVFISTVEDLEARCKEAGIEIVTRQSFLSDPSDAVRNLRRQDARIIVGLFYVVAARRVLCELYHQNLYGKSYVWFFIGWYEDNWFEVNLDKEGITCTKDQMRLAAEGHLTTEALMWNQNNDTTISGMTSEDFRQRLNKMLKEDGYDIDNNRYPEGYQEAPLAYDAVWSVALAFNKTMEKLTKQGKSLKNFTYENKEIADEIYSAINSTQFLGVSGYVAFSSQGDRIALTQIEQVIDGKYVKLGYYDTQSDNLTWRNMERWIGGKVPQDRTIVRTVLRTVSLPLFICMGTISSVGMVIAVGLIIFNIWNRHRRVITSSHPVCNTIMLLGVIACFVSVFLLGIDGRFVSPWEYPAVCQARSWMLTTGFTLAFGAMFSKVWRVHRLTTKTKADQAKLFMAKQKVSSIQKKIQPWKLYTMVSGLLVLDIVLLVSWQVLDPLQRKMETFPLESPPYGDDDARIRPELEHCESAHNNIWLGLMYSYKGVILVFGLFLAYETRSIKVKQINDSRYVGMSIYNVVVLCLITAPVTMVIASQQDASFAFVALAIIFCCFLSMALIFVPKVIEVIRHPKDKAESKYNPDVGMSKEDEERYQKLLRENDELQKLIAAKEEKIKVLKQMLAKRDALKGDTGNVPKDSLIVADFVTGEGTSDSAIETDQVG
- the GABA-B-R1 gene encoding gamma-aminobutyric acid type B receptor subunit 1 isoform X4, with product MPAVNLALDDVNREKNLLPGFILKLHSNDSECEPGLGASVMYNLLYNNPHKLMLLAGCSTVCTTVAEAAKMWHLVVLCYGASSPALSDRNRFPTLFRTHPSATVHNPTRIKLLQKFGWSRVAILQQAEEVFISTVEDLEARCKEAGIEIVTRQSFLSDPSDAVRNLRRQDARIIVGLFYVVAARRVLCELYHQNLYGKSYVWFFIGWYEDNWFEVNLDKEGITCTKDQMRLAAEGHLTTEALMWNQNNDTTISGMTSEDFRQRLNKMLKEDGYDIDNNRYPEGYQEAPLAYDAVWSVALAFNKTMEKLTKQGKSLKNFTYENKEIADEIYSAINSTQFLGVSGYVAFSSQGDRIALTQIEQVIDGKYVKLGYYDTQSDNLTWRNMERWIGGKVPQDRTIVRTVLRTVSLPLFICMGTISSVGMVIAVGLIIFNIWNRHRRVITSSHPVCNTIMLLGVIACFVSVFLLGIDGRFVSPWEYPAVCQARSWMLTTGFTLAFGAMFSKVWRVHRLTTKTKADQAKLFMAKQKVSSIQKKIQPWKLYTMVSGLLVLDIVLLVSWQVLDPLQRKMETFPLESPPYGDDDARIRPELEHCESAHNNIWLGLMYSYKGVILVFGLFLAYETRSIKVKQINDSRYVGMSIYNVVVLCLITAPVTMVIASQQDASFAFVALAIIFCCFLSMALIFVPKVIEVIRHPKDKAESKYNPDVGMSKEDEERYQKLLRENDELQKLIAAKEEKIKVLKQMLAKRDALKGDTGNVPKDSLIVADFVTGEGTSDSAIGGGISVYTQSSRASASDFEFSGSYL
- the GABA-B-R1 gene encoding gamma-aminobutyric acid type B receptor subunit 1 isoform X2; amino-acid sequence: MLMLLIVLTLTNVIEGSSTSDDADNVLHIGGIFPIAGEGGWQGGQACMPAVNLALDDVNREKNLLPGFILKLHSNDSECEPGLGASVMYNLLYNNPHKLMLLAGCSTVCTTVAEAAKMWHLVVLCYGASSPALSDRNRFPTLFRTHPSATVHNPTRIKLLQKFGWSRVAILQQAEEVFISTVEDLEARCKEAGIEIVTRQSFLSDPSDAVRNLRRQDARIIVGLFYVVAARRVLCELYHQNLYGKSYVWFFIGWYEDNWFEVNLDKEGITCTKDQMRLAAEGHLTTEALMWNQNNDTTISGMTSEDFRQRLNKMLKEDGYDIDNNRYPEGYQEAPLAYDAVWSVALAFNKTMEKLTKQGKSLKNFTYENKEIADEIYSAINSTQFLGVSGYVAFSSQGDRIALTQIEQVIDGKYVKLGYYDTQSDNLTWRNMERWIGGKVPQDRTIVRTVLRTVSLPLFICMGTISSVGMVIAVGLIIFNIWNRHRRVITSSHPVCNTIMLLGVIACFVSVFLLGIDGRFVSPWEYPAVCQARSWMLTTGFTLAFGAMFSKVWRVHRLTTKTKADQAKKKIQPWKLYTMVSGLLVLDIVLLVSWQVLDPLQRKMETFPLESPPYGDDDARIRPELEHCESAHNNIWLGLMYSYKGVILVFGLFLAYETRSIKVKQINDSRYVGMSIYNVVVLCLITAPVTMVIASQQDASFAFVALAIIFCCFLSMALIFVPKVIEVIRHPKDKAESKYNPDVGMSKEDEERYQKLLRENDELQKLIAAKEEKIKVLKQMLAKRDALKGDTGNVPKDSLIVADFVTGEGTSDSAIGGGISVYTQSSRASASDFEFSGSYL